GATAAAGAAGAATTTAAAAGAAAAATTAGGGAAAATATAGATTATTTAGATATCGCTGTTAGGTGGTGCGAATATCTAAAAAGAGAAAGGAGGTGATAAAAAGTGTATAAAGATATGGAGGAATTAATAAAAGAAGTTGAGAGAGATATGGATGAAATATTGAGAGGAGATGGAGAAAAATTAGTTGAAAACGCCAAAAAAATTGGAGAGCAGATATCAAAAGGTGTTACAACATCTCAGATAAGGAACATCTATAGCGAGGTTGTAGGAATGCGTGAATTTGACAAATATAAATTGCAACTTTTGAGGGCAAAGCTTGCATATATTGCTGGAAAAGAAGGGACAATACATAAGGGAAAATTAACGGATATAGGAGGTCTGCAGAAAATCTTGGATGGAATGATCAGGAAGGTAAATGATGAAAAATATTTTGAAAATTTCAAGAATTTCTTTGAGGCAATATTAGCATACCATAAATATTATGGAGGAAAAGATTAGAGGTGATAAAATGGAAGAGATAAATCTTTTGGGAAAAATTATAATAAGGGGGAAGATAAAAGCCGAAACTGGTTTGGCTATAGGTAGCGGGGGAGGAAAAA
The Thermoplasmatales archaeon genome window above contains:
- the csm2 gene encoding type III-A CRISPR-associated protein Csm2; this translates as MYKDMEELIKEVERDMDEILRGDGEKLVENAKKIGEQISKGVTTSQIRNIYSEVVGMREFDKYKLQLLRAKLAYIAGKEGTIHKGKLTDIGGLQKILDGMIRKVNDEKYFENFKNFFEAILAYHKYYGGKD